Genomic DNA from Haloterrigena alkaliphila:
GTCTCCAACTGTGACTCAGCATCTATTCAACTTGGCAATTTATTGATGGTTTCATATGGGATCTCGGTTTCGTTATTATCGAATGCCCGCTTTCATAGCCATGGTTTATATCGGGCATGTTTCTCCACCCCAATATACAAAAGTACAGTTGTAAAAGACTACTATCGTTTCGATTTGACCGCTCGGAAACCTGGTTGCTCCTCCCTTCGATATATGCGAACGAGTGGTCTCTAAACGCTAAGGCTCATTTCCCGAGACCTGTGATCGCTATTGACTGTGTTTAGCAGCAAAATTACCGATTTCCGTTATCAGTTATTGTAGGCGGTTACAGGTCGGAATGATAAATGAAAATCAGATCTCTATCGCCGACTGACATTATTATGGTGTGATATTCAGGGTTGAAATAACTGTCGTGGACCATTGAGGCGCAGAAGTGATTAAGTGTTGCATTCCGAACGCACCAATATGACATCTGACACCCCATCACGGCGGATCAAGTCAGTTAGACGAGCCTGTTTACTCTTGATACATCTCCGAGAAGTCGGTCCGACGACGGTAACGGAACTCGCGGATGAGTTTGATCTCTCACCTGGAACCGTTCACGCGTACCTTGCGACGCTCTGTGAGGTGGGATTCGTCGAACAGAACGGTGACGAGTACGCGCTCGGGCTTGAACTCCTGCCACTGGGTGAACACGTCCGCATGCAGCGCTCGCTGTATCAAGCAGCGAGGGGAGAGGTGGATCGGCTCGCTTACGCGAGCGATGGCGTCGCCCACTTACTCACGGAGTATGACGGGCAACTGATCGTACTCTACGAGGTTTTCGGCGAGAACGCCGTTGGCCGGGACTTTCACGCTCGGAAGCGAGATCGACCGCGAGAGCACATCCACTGCACTGCTGGGGGAAAAGCGATTCTCTCCCGGTTACCTGAACGGCGCGTCAGAACGATTGTGGCGGAGTTCGGACTCCCGGAATTCACTGAAAACACGATCACGGATCTTTCCGAACTCCTGGACGAACTAGGCGAAATCCGCGAGCGCGGCTATGCGCTGAACGATCAGGAACAGATGCGTGGTATCCGCGCTGTTGGAGCGCCGGTGATCGACAGCAGTGGTGGTATAATCGGCGCGATAAGCGTCTCCGGTGCCGCGAGCAACTGGCGGGGGTCGTACTTCCGCGACGAACTCCCAGAACTCGTGACTCGATCGGCGAACAACATCGAGATCAACCTTCAGTCCGATCCCAACGGGCGGTAGACACAAGTTGTCGGTCAGTAGTGCTTTGAGTTGCTTCGCTTTGATACAGAACCAAGAATGTGCTTCCGCTATTGTCCGAAGCCACCGAGGGGGATTTCACTCGAGTCGTCGCTCTCTGTCCGGGAAGCCGTCAGTAACCGGTCGATGAAAACCGGCCATTCGTTGACAATGCATGATGCCCTTATATAGGGGAAACATTTAAATTCGATACTGACATCGGCATAGGGTGTGCGATGCCAAGACAAGACACACACTACGTCAGTATCGATACTGGTGGGACGTTCACCGACGGGTACGTCTCGTATCCGGAGGGGTCTACTACGGTTAAGGTCCCGACGACAGATCACGACCTGACGGTCTGCTTCCGGAACTGTATCGATAAGGCAGCAGAGAAACTCGAGCGATCAACGGAAGAGTTGCTCATCGATACCAACGTCATCCGGTTCTCGACAACGATCGGGACGAACACGATCATTGAGCGATCCGGTCCGCAGATCGGCCTGATCGTCACCGACGACCGGAAGGAGGAACTGTTCCAAGTGGAGACCGATGACGATGAGGGCGTCTCCGACCTGACCGACGAAAACCTCGTCACGGGAATCCCCGAACGGGTCGACTCGGACGGCGAAGTCGTCGATCCGGTCGAGCGTGAGGACGTCCTCGAAGCGGCAAAGACTCTGATGAACCGAGGGGCGAAGCTTCTCGTCATCAGCCTCGACAACTCGTTCTACAACGAGAAGAACGAGGAACGGGCCCGGCGGATCATCGAAACTGAGTATCCGCCCCATTATTTGGGACCAAATCAGGTACTGACCGCCAACGAAGTCACCAGTCGACCGGGCTACCTCGCGCGCTCGTCAACGGCGCTCATTAACGCGTACATTCACCGGCCGATGGCCCGATCGCTGTACAAGGCCGAGGACGATGTTCGCGAGAGCGGCTACGGGAACCCGTTACTCGTCGGCCAGTCAACCGGTGGCGTCGCCGGCGTCTCCAAGACGGTTGCGCTTCACACGTACAACTCCGGTCCGGTCGCCGGGGTCCTGGGTGCGAAGGCGTTTCGCGAACTGTACGACCTCGAGTCGGTTATCAGCACGGACATGGGCGGTAC
This window encodes:
- a CDS encoding IclR family transcriptional regulator, which translates into the protein MTSDTPSRRIKSVRRACLLLIHLREVGPTTVTELADEFDLSPGTVHAYLATLCEVGFVEQNGDEYALGLELLPLGEHVRMQRSLYQAARGEVDRLAYASDGVAHLLTEYDGQLIVLYEVFGENAVGRDFHARKRDRPREHIHCTAGGKAILSRLPERRVRTIVAEFGLPEFTENTITDLSELLDELGEIRERGYALNDQEQMRGIRAVGAPVIDSSGGIIGAISVSGAASNWRGSYFRDELPELVTRSANNIEINLQSDPNGR